In one Acidobacteriota bacterium genomic region, the following are encoded:
- a CDS encoding tryptophan-rich sensory protein produces MKSLIVSLGSCLLVGISGSLATASSIRDWYPFIEKPTWTPPDALFGPVWTVLYIMMGVSAWLVWRASTGTTRRTALLIFALQLGLNSLWSFIFFGFQQPGWAALEIVALWGAIVATMISFRRIRPMAAWLLLPYLLWVSFATALNISIWVLNR; encoded by the coding sequence ATGAAATCATTGATCGTGAGCCTGGGAAGTTGCCTGCTGGTGGGGATCTCCGGATCTCTGGCTACGGCGTCGTCGATCAGGGATTGGTACCCTTTCATCGAGAAACCCACATGGACGCCGCCCGATGCGTTGTTCGGTCCCGTGTGGACGGTTCTCTACATCATGATGGGCGTGTCTGCCTGGCTCGTCTGGCGGGCCTCTACGGGAACGACACGCCGCACCGCTCTCTTGATCTTTGCACTCCAACTGGGACTCAATTCTCTCTGGTCGTTCATCTTTTTCGGTTTTCAGCAGCCGGGCTGGGCCGCTCTGGAGATCGTCGCACTGTGGGGCGCGATCGTGGCGACCATGATCTCCTTCCGCAGGATTCGACCGATGGCCGCGTGGCTGCTCTTGCCCTATCTGCTCTGGGTCTCGTTCGCAACGGCTCTCAACATCTCAATCTGGGTACTCAATCGATAA
- a CDS encoding PQQ-like beta-propeller repeat protein: MRVNVLLSLLLTFAVCGVAAAESPAVPDWDQWRGPQRTGAVPGDSWPASLEGLVEMWSVDLGKGYPGPIVTESLVFVVETVDRKTVAARALSREDGAEVWKTTWGGSGSVPFFAASNGDWVRSTPAWDGKTLYVGDMNEKLLALAGDSGEIRWTVDFPALYKTKIPDFGFASSPLLDGEFLYVQAANSIVKLNATTGKPIWRSLAGTSKMSESGAFSSPVIETLAGVRQLVVMKRGGLFGVSLEDGTELWSQPVPNFRGMNILTPVIEGDRIFTSPYKNGAFLYEVTRSGEGFKVDEVWTHKATGYMSTPVEIDGFVYMHLSNGRLSCLEIATGEERWRTENLGKYWSMAWQGDKILALDSGGELLLVRANPEGFELLDRKSATSREAWAHLAVRGNEVFVRDLTSIRAFRWSLVD, from the coding sequence ATGCGCGTCAATGTTCTGCTCTCCCTACTGCTCACGTTCGCTGTTTGCGGGGTTGCCGCTGCGGAGTCTCCGGCGGTCCCCGACTGGGACCAGTGGCGAGGCCCCCAACGCACCGGCGCCGTGCCCGGCGACTCATGGCCCGCGTCTCTCGAAGGGCTGGTCGAGATGTGGAGCGTCGATCTCGGCAAGGGTTATCCCGGACCGATCGTCACCGAATCCCTGGTGTTTGTCGTCGAGACGGTAGACAGAAAGACCGTCGCCGCGCGCGCGCTGAGCCGTGAGGACGGAGCGGAAGTCTGGAAGACGACCTGGGGCGGCAGTGGCAGCGTTCCGTTCTTCGCCGCCTCCAACGGCGACTGGGTTCGTTCGACGCCCGCCTGGGACGGCAAGACGCTCTACGTCGGCGACATGAACGAAAAACTGCTCGCCCTTGCGGGCGACAGCGGCGAGATTCGCTGGACCGTGGACTTCCCGGCGCTCTACAAAACCAAGATTCCGGACTTCGGGTTTGCGTCCTCACCGTTGCTGGATGGGGAGTTCCTTTACGTCCAGGCGGCCAACTCCATCGTCAAACTGAACGCGACGACCGGCAAGCCGATCTGGCGCTCTTTAGCCGGCACCTCGAAGATGTCGGAGTCGGGAGCCTTCTCGTCGCCGGTGATCGAGACGCTGGCGGGGGTTCGTCAGCTGGTCGTGATGAAACGGGGCGGACTGTTCGGCGTTTCGCTCGAAGACGGAACAGAATTATGGTCCCAGCCCGTACCGAACTTCCGCGGCATGAACATCCTTACGCCGGTCATCGAGGGCGACAGAATTTTCACCAGCCCCTACAAGAACGGCGCATTCCTTTACGAGGTCACCCGCAGCGGTGAGGGATTCAAGGTCGACGAGGTGTGGACACACAAGGCGACCGGCTACATGTCGACGCCGGTAGAGATCGACGGGTTTGTCTACATGCACCTCAGCAACGGCCGTCTCAGTTGTCTCGAGATTGCCACCGGTGAAGAGCGCTGGCGCACGGAGAATCTCGGCAAGTACTGGAGCATGGCGTGGCAGGGAGACAAGATCCTGGCCCTCGACTCGGGCGGTGAGCTATTGCTGGTGCGGGCAAACCCCGAAGGGTTCGAGCTGCTCGACCGCAAGTCCGCCACAAGTCGCGAGGCCTGGGCGCATCTGG
- a CDS encoding SRPBCC family protein, which translates to MKDQVFTTEQCVPLPRDVVFAFFADPRNLEAITPPWLGFGMLERSTERVQQGTELLYKLRIHGFPLRWRSRIEEWQANERFVDTQLEGPYAKWHHTHTFHDRGGGTLIRDRVRYRLPMGWLGRLFGGRFVASDVKKIFAYRATRIQELLHPLASERR; encoded by the coding sequence ATGAAAGATCAGGTTTTCACGACCGAGCAGTGCGTTCCTCTGCCCAGGGATGTGGTGTTCGCGTTCTTCGCCGATCCCAGAAACCTCGAGGCCATCACGCCACCGTGGCTGGGATTCGGCATGTTGGAGCGATCCACCGAGAGGGTCCAGCAGGGCACCGAACTGCTCTACAAACTACGAATCCACGGCTTTCCGCTCAGATGGAGATCGCGGATCGAGGAGTGGCAAGCTAACGAGCGATTCGTGGATACCCAACTGGAAGGCCCCTACGCGAAGTGGCACCATACCCATACGTTCCACGATCGCGGCGGCGGGACTCTGATTCGCGACCGGGTACGCTACCGCCTCCCCATGGGCTGGCTGGGACGGCTTTTCGGCGGTCGGTTCGTCGCCTCGGACGTCAAGAAGATCTTCGCCTACCGGGCGACGAGGATTCAGGAGCTATTGCACCCTCTGGCAAGCGAGCGCCGATGA
- a CDS encoding protein kinase, translated as MIGKTLNQYRITAKLGSGGMGDVYLAEDTRLKREVALKILPERLATDPERRDRFEREAQAVAALNHPNIVTIHQVEECDGVFYIAMERVEGQSLGTKIGKDGMSLQELFAIAVPLTDAVGAAHDKGITHRDLKPDNVMISDDGRVKVLDFGLAKLAAGSGLNDDATATVTAEGRIVGTVAYMSPEQAEGKPVDARSDVFSLGILLYEMTTGKRPFAGDTAISTISSIMKDTPGSLTDLDQSLPRHLDRIVKRCLNKDAGRRYSSARELRNELEQLKGEIDSGESDAVPRPGRPWWKLVAALAVAAVVIVLIVQNLPTRTDDVAPTPAATETREMIVVLPFQNVGGADDEFFAAGVTEEITTRLSTVGDLGVISSESAQRLVDGATTTREIGERLGVDYVLQGTVRWAGSGDAERRVRITPKLIRVADGTQVWAESYDETVDDIFTVQSRIARAVIDNMGLALGAGSAVERPTTHSVEAWQAYLRGQEFADTLTPESLELASLSFESALELDPQFVDAWARLSLAHSMTMHVGIDTSAERDARALEAVENALRLEPHSYQARLAKGFYHYWGHKDYDLAMEQFDSVLAELPNHADALGARAYVSRRRGDMPGARVDLQRVLELDPLGKRTSLELALTEIALGDYASAREHLQKPISQDPSFAEPHFWLWESYRLEGRVSDCARVVQSVPAIITSPVIEHLRISQKLLERDPETALTYLRTFSTESYIAAPLWVPAALLEGQAQLQLGNPTATRAALQTSLDFLEPQVAADPDSISALAALAVTYGLMGRDQDALRVARHAVEVYGIERDTFFGVRVELYAAQAEALAGETDAAVDRLE; from the coding sequence ATGATCGGCAAGACGCTCAATCAGTACAGGATCACCGCCAAGCTCGGCTCTGGCGGGATGGGGGATGTCTATCTGGCCGAGGACACCCGCCTCAAGCGGGAGGTCGCCCTCAAGATCCTCCCCGAACGGCTGGCCACCGACCCCGAGCGCCGGGACCGCTTCGAGCGTGAGGCCCAGGCCGTCGCCGCGCTGAACCATCCCAACATCGTCACCATCCATCAGGTCGAAGAGTGCGACGGCGTGTTCTACATCGCCATGGAACGGGTCGAGGGCCAGTCCCTCGGCACGAAGATCGGCAAGGACGGCATGTCGCTGCAGGAGCTGTTCGCCATCGCCGTGCCGCTGACCGACGCGGTCGGCGCCGCCCACGACAAGGGCATCACCCATCGCGATCTGAAACCGGACAACGTGATGATCAGCGACGACGGTCGGGTCAAGGTGCTGGACTTCGGGTTGGCCAAGCTGGCGGCCGGATCGGGATTGAACGACGATGCCACCGCCACGGTGACTGCCGAAGGGCGGATCGTCGGCACCGTCGCCTACATGTCGCCGGAGCAGGCCGAGGGCAAACCGGTGGACGCCCGCTCCGATGTCTTCTCTCTCGGTATCCTTTTGTATGAGATGACCACCGGCAAGCGACCGTTCGCCGGCGATACCGCCATCTCGACCATCTCGTCAATCATGAAGGACACGCCGGGCTCGCTGACCGATCTGGACCAGAGCCTGCCCCGTCACCTCGATCGGATCGTCAAGCGCTGTCTTAATAAGGATGCGGGGCGGCGGTACTCCTCGGCCCGGGAGCTCCGTAACGAATTGGAGCAGCTGAAGGGCGAGATCGACAGCGGCGAGTCCGATGCCGTCCCCCGCCCGGGTCGCCCGTGGTGGAAACTCGTGGCCGCGTTGGCGGTCGCCGCCGTCGTCATCGTTCTGATTGTACAGAATCTGCCAACTCGCACCGACGATGTCGCGCCCACACCGGCAGCCACCGAGACCCGCGAGATGATTGTGGTGCTCCCGTTCCAGAACGTGGGCGGTGCCGACGACGAGTTCTTCGCCGCGGGCGTCACCGAGGAGATTACGACACGGTTGAGTACGGTCGGGGACCTCGGTGTGATCTCGAGCGAGAGCGCCCAGCGCCTCGTCGACGGGGCGACGACGACCCGGGAGATCGGCGAACGGCTGGGGGTCGACTACGTGTTGCAGGGGACGGTGCGCTGGGCCGGTTCCGGCGACGCAGAACGACGGGTACGCATTACGCCGAAGCTGATCCGGGTGGCCGACGGCACCCAGGTCTGGGCCGAGAGTTACGACGAGACCGTCGACGACATCTTTACCGTTCAGTCGCGGATCGCCCGCGCCGTCATCGACAACATGGGGCTGGCCCTCGGTGCGGGCTCGGCCGTCGAGCGACCGACCACCCACAGCGTCGAGGCCTGGCAGGCTTACCTGCGTGGCCAGGAGTTCGCCGACACGTTGACGCCGGAATCGCTGGAGCTGGCCAGCCTCAGTTTCGAGAGCGCACTGGAATTGGACCCACAGTTTGTCGATGCATGGGCCAGACTGTCGCTGGCGCACTCGATGACCATGCATGTCGGGATCGACACGTCGGCGGAACGGGATGCACGGGCGCTGGAGGCGGTCGAGAACGCGCTGCGACTGGAGCCACACTCCTACCAGGCACGGCTTGCCAAGGGTTTCTACCACTACTGGGGGCACAAGGACTACGACCTGGCAATGGAACAGTTCGACTCCGTCCTTGCGGAACTGCCGAATCATGCTGACGCGTTGGGCGCGCGAGCCTACGTCAGTCGTCGTCGGGGGGACATGCCAGGCGCCCGTGTCGATCTGCAACGGGTCCTGGAGCTGGATCCACTTGGCAAGCGGACGAGTCTGGAGTTGGCGCTGACGGAAATTGCCCTGGGTGACTACGCATCCGCCAGGGAGCACTTGCAGAAACCGATTTCGCAGGACCCTTCCTTCGCCGAACCGCACTTCTGGCTCTGGGAATCCTACCGACTCGAGGGACGGGTTTCTGATTGCGCCCGGGTCGTGCAGTCCGTACCCGCCATCATTACTTCGCCCGTCATCGAACACCTCCGCATCTCTCAGAAGCTGCTGGAACGGGACCCCGAAACTGCGTTGACCTACCTGAGGACCTTCTCCACCGAGTCCTACATCGCAGCACCGCTATGGGTTCCGGCTGCCTTACTTGAGGGCCAGGCACAGCTGCAGCTCGGTAACCCGACAGCGACCCGTGCTGCATTGCAAACCAGTCTCGACTTCCTGGAGCCCCAGGTTGCCGCCGATCCTGACTCGATCTCGGCGCTGGCGGCCCTTGCCGTGACCTACGGGTTGATGGGCCGGGATCAGGATGCGCTGCGCGTGGCGCGACATGCCGTGGAGGTTTACGGAATCGAGCGCGACACGTTCTTCGGTGTGCGGGTCGAGTTGTATGCGGCTCAGGCCGAGGCGCTCGCCGGCGAGACCGACGCCGCCGTCGATCGACTCGAA